The Mauremys reevesii isolate NIE-2019 linkage group 13, ASM1616193v1, whole genome shotgun sequence genome contains a region encoding:
- the LOC120380112 gene encoding olfactory receptor 5-like, translating to MAGNILIMVLIVADRHLHSPMYFFLGNLSCLETCYTSTILPRVLASLFTGDRNISVTGCITQLYFLDLFVGVECYLLALMSYDRYLAICKPLHYTALMNGRICLQLAAVSWMSGFIIITIITCLMSQLHFCGPNEIDHFLCDFTPVTKLSCSDTSLITLVTFIFSSIYTLPLFLLTLASYISIISTILRIPSTTGRRKAFSTCSSHLIVVTIYYGTLIVVYMFPDTDTLRDLNKVFSFFYTVLTPLANPFIYSLRNKEVKAALKKVIRKCMELIEIEK from the coding sequence atggctgggaacatcctcatcatggTGCTAATTGTGGCTGATCGGCACCTTCACagccccatgtacttcttcctggggaacttgtcgtgcttggagacctgctacacctcgACCATCCTGCCCAGGGTGCTGGCCAGTCTCTTCACTGGCGACAGAAACATTTCTGTTACTGGCTGTATCACTCAGTTGTATTTCCTAGATCTTTTTGTGGGAGTTGAATGTTATCTCTTAGCACTTATGTCCTATGATCGGTACTTAGCAATATGCAAACCACTACACTACACAGCTCTTATGAATGGCAGAATCTGCCTGCAGTTAGCAGCTGTGTCCTGGATGAGTGGATTTATAATAATTACCATAATTACATGTTTAATGTCACAGTTACATTTCTGTGGCCCCAATGAAATCGACCATTTCCTTTGTGATTTTACCCCAGTGACTaaactctcctgcagtgacaccagCCTGATCACACTGGTGACATTTATATTCTCTTCCATATACACCCTTCCCCTGTTTCTCTTAACCCTGGCATCCTACATTTctatcatctccaccatcctgagaatcccgTCCACAACCGGAAGGAGAAAGGCATTTTCCActtgctcctctcacctcattgtggtgacaATATACTATGGGACTCTAATAGTTGTTTATATGTTTCCAGACACTGACACACTTAGAGACCTCAACAAAGTGTTCTCTTTCTTCTACACAGTCCTAACTCCCCTGGCCAATCCTTTCatatacagcctgagaaacaaagaggttAAGGCGGCCCTGAAAAAAGTCATCAGGAAATGTATGGAGCTTATAGAAATTGAGAAGTAG
- the LOC120381030 gene encoding olfactory receptor 6N1-like produces MFLVIYLLTMAGNILILALIVAEQHLHTPMYFFLGNLSCFETFYTSTILPRKLASLLTGDRTISVGGCITQLYFFGFLVAVECFILSMMSYDRYLAICKPLHYTGLMNTRICLQLAAVSWMSSFISATIVLYLMSQLHFCGPNEIDHFLCDFTPVIKLSCSDTSLIILVTFIITAIFTLPPFLLTLAFYVAIISTILSIPSTSGRRKAFSTCSSHLTVVTIYYGTLIIVYMLPDTDSL; encoded by the coding sequence ATGTTTCTAGTGATCTACCTTCTGACCATGGCCGGGAACATCCTTATCCTTGCACTAATTGTGGCTGAACAGCACctgcacacccccatgtacttcttcctggggaacttgtcctgctttGAGACCTTCtacacctccaccatcctgcccaggaaGCTGGCCAGTCTGctgactggggacagaaccatTTCTGTGGGGGGCTGCATCACTCAATTGTATTTCTTTGGTTTCCTTGTGGCAGttgaatgttttattttatcCATGATGTCctatgatcggtatttagcaaTTTGCAAACCACTGCACTACACAGGTCTTATGAATACCAGAATCTGCCTCCAGTTAGCAGCTGTATCCTGGATGAGTTCATTTATTTCAGCTACCATAGTACTATATTTAATGTCACAATTACATTTCTGTGGCCCCAATGAAATCGACCATTTCCTTTGTGATTTCACCCCAGTGATTaaactctcctgcagtgacaccagCCTGATCATACTGGTGACCTTCATAATTACTGCCATATTCACCTTGCCCCCATTTCTATTAACCTTGGCATTCTATGTTGccatcatctccaccatcctgagtATCCCTTCCACCAGTGGGCGGAGGAAAgcattttccacctgctcctctcacctcactGTGGTTACAATCTATTATGGGACTTTAATCATTGTCTACATGTTACCAGACACTGACTCACTGTGA